A window of Drosophila subobscura isolate 14011-0131.10 chromosome E, UCBerk_Dsub_1.0, whole genome shotgun sequence contains these coding sequences:
- the LOC117890842 gene encoding probable elongator complex protein 2, protein MQVENLYTSVACNRCTECADWGSNGLIAFGACNAVAIADPKFNGNSAKILHTLVEHTKRVNTVKWLDNDQLLSGADDANAVLWRLDNSGAIKRTVLKGHTSGVNAVDGVRLPDGSWLLATAAADNTLKLWIHKENDVECFQTIQLAGGFCFSLRLTLLPNDHVLLAFSGDDETVSLWTEHIPAGGSQGQELGRAQFECVHKLIGHEDWVRGLDFVYDGEDLLLASGSQDNFIRLWRIAPRSEAQMLENRVDPFQLTESDGELKVEEKILQLGANSWYAVSLESVLYGHEGWVYGVHWHITEEQEIRLLSASLDKTLIVWAPTEQGVWLEQVRVGEVGGNSMGFFGGKFSTDGRSIMAHSYQGGFHIWNQNPDQPHLWTSNVVVGGHYGEVRDLAWEHDGAYLMTVSSDQTTRLHAPWLQESGNCTWHELARPQVHGYDMQALALLSRYKFASGAEEKIVRTFQAPANFIENFRHISGVKADEQGDALLDSLPKGASVPSLGLSNKAVYKVEPDSGEAAKAKNEYPDNYFVPITLETPPQEETLMQNTLWPELQKLYGHGYEIFALAASADGSLLASTCRASTAEHAQIILWNPSNWKQLQKLGGHQLTVTQLSFSPDAQYLVSVSRDRRWSLFERQESAVGYHLVATTDKTNGVHTRIIWACDWSHDGRYFVTSSRDGKVVAWQKGAQAQTEAQSSLNGWQAAGILELKNESITAVAFARDFLSGTTDTYVLACGTETGRIKIYQFAAGEWKLLCDINKDRAHHLTVRRLQFRPGQQQLQLASCGDDHLVRIYNIKVT, encoded by the exons ATGCAAGTGGAGAATCTCTACACTTCAGTGGCCTGCAATCGCTGCACAGAATGTGCCGATTGGGGCTCAAATGGGCTAATTGCCTTTGGGGCCTGCAATGCCGTGGCCATAGCGGATCCCAAG TTTAATGGGAATTCGGCCAAGATTCTGCACACTCTGGTGGAGCACACAAAGCGGGTGAACACTGTAAAGTGGCTAGACAATGATCAACTTTTGTCCGGGGCCGACGATGCCAACGCCGTGCTCTGGCGATTGGACAACTCTGGGGCCATAAAGCGTACTGTGCTCAAGGGACACACGAGTGGAGTGAACGCCGTAGATGGCGTGCGCCTGCCGGATGGCTCTTGGCTTCtagccactgccgctgcggACAACACACTGAAGCTGTGGATCCACAAGGAAAACGATGTGGAATGCTTTCAGACAATTCAATTGGCTggtggcttctgcttctccctGCGCCTCACGCTGCTGCCCAACGATCATGTGTTGCTGGCCTTCAGCGGTGACGATGAAACCGTCTCACTGTGGACAGAGCATATCCCTGCTGGCGGCAGTCAGGGTCAGGAACTGGGACGGGCACAATTTGAATGCGTTCACAAGCTGATTGGCCACGAGGATTGGGTGCGTGGACTGGACTTTGTCTACGATGGAgaggatctgctgctggccagcggcTCGCAAGATAACTTCATCCGACTCTGGCGGATTGCCCCACGCAGCGAGGCGCAAATGCTGGAGAACCGGGTGGATCCGTTTCAGCTGACGGAGAGCGATGGCGAGCTCAAAGTGGAGGAGAAGATTCTGCAGTTGGGCGCGAACTCCTGGTATGCCGTGAGTCTAGAATCGGTTCTGTACGGGCACGAAGGCTGGGTCTACGGCGTTCACTGGCACATCACAGAAGAGCAGG AGATacgtctgctgtctgcctcgCTGGATAAGACGCTCATTGTGTGGGCCCCAACGGAGCAGGGAGTGTGGCTGGAGCAGGTTCGCGTGGGCGAGGTGGGAGGCAACTCGATGGGTTTCTTTGGTGGCAAATTCTCAACCGATGGACGCTCCATCATGGCCCACAGCTATCAGGGAGGTTTCCACATATGGAACCAGAACCCAGATCAGCCCCATCTGTGGACCTCCAATGTGGTCGTTGGCGGGCATTATGGCGAAGTGCGCGATCTGGCCTGGGAGCATGATGGAGCTTATTTGATGACTGTCTCATCGGATCAGACGACACGTCTTCATGCCCCTTGGCTGCAGGAAAGCGGCAACTGCACGTGGCACGAGCTGGCCCGACCCCAGGTCCACGGCTACGATATGCAGGCCCTGGCTCTGCTCTCACGCTATAAGTTTGCCAGCGGCGCAGAGGAGAAGATTGTGCGCACATTCCAGGCACCTGCGAACTTCATCGAGAACTTTCGTCACATCAGTGGCGTGAAGGCGGATGAGCAAGGAGACGCTCTTTTGGATT CTTTGCCCAAAGGTGCCTCCGTGCCGTCACTGGGACTCTCCAACAAGGCTGTCTATAAGGTAGAACCAGACAGTGGCGAGGCGGCCAAGGCTAAGAACGAGTATCCAGACAACTACTTTGTGCCCATCACATTGGAAACGCCGCCGCAGGAGGAGACTCTCATGCAGAACACGCTGTGGCCCGAGCTGCAGAAGCTCTACGGGCATGGCTATGAGATCTTTGCGCTGGCCGCCTCTGCAGATGGCTCCCTCCTGGCATCCACCTGTCGAGCGAGCACCGCGGAGCATGCTCAGATTATTCTGTGGAATCCTTCAAACtggaagcagctgcagaagcttGGTGGACACCAGTTGACGGTTACGCAGCTCAGCTTCTCCCCCGATGCACAATATTTGGTGTCCGTGTCGCGTGATCGCCGCTGGTCGCTGTTCGAGAGGCAGGAGTCGGCCGTTGGCTACCATCTGGTGGCCACCACAGACAAAACGAACGGAGTTCACACGCGCATCATTTGGGCTTGTGATTGGTCGCATGATGGGCGGTACTTTGTGACCAGCTCTCGGGACGGAAAGGTGGTGGCATGGCAGAAGGGAGCTCAAGCACAGACTGAGGCACAATCCTCATTGAATGGCTGGCAGGCGGCGGGCATTCTGGAGCTCAAGAACGAGTCCATTACAGCGGTGGCCTTTGCCAGAGACTTCCTGAGTGGCACCACCGACACTTATGTTCTTGCTTGCGGCACGGAAACCGGCCGGATAAAGATTTATCAGTTCGCTGCGGGCGAGTGGAAGCTGCTCTGCGACATAAACAAAGA tcGTGCCCATCACTTGACCGTTCGCCGGCTGCAATTCCGCCctgggcaacagcagctgcagctggccagctGTGGCGACGATCACTTGGTGCGCATCTACAACATAAAGGTGACGTGA
- the LOC117890843 gene encoding uncharacterized protein LOC117890843 produces the protein MKAVIILVLVGSVLAVPPLRVMPQSASQDAHAHVFAEVRPAGQKHQQQLSEQSFVVQTSAEHHAVEVELKPAHQSPVESHVVEVGIKQKEPKPQHIELDIKPVHQSPSHVVELEFKPADQPKHQHIDVELVADHHGTQTHHEVELEVVRQQQPPHQTELVIGNEVKQTLPVHSVQHLNLNLVQ, from the coding sequence ATGAAAGCAGTCATTATTTTGGTACTCGTCGGCTCCGTTCTGGCCGTTCCGCCACTCAGGGTGATGCCACAGAGCGCGTCGCAGGATGCCCACGCACATGTCTTTGCTGAGGTGCGACCAGCAGGCcagaagcaccagcagcaactcaGCGAGCAATCCTTTGTGGTGCAGACTTCTGCCGAGCACCATGCTGTCGAAGTTGAGCTCAAGCCAGCCCATCAGAGCCCTGTCGAGAGCCATGTCGTTGAGGTGGGCATCAAGCAGAAGGAACCGAAGCCCCAGCACATTGAGTTGGATATTAAGCCCGTGCATCAGAGCCCAAGCCACgtggtggagctggagttTAAGCCGGCTGATCAACCGAAGCACCAGCACATCGATGTGGAGCTGGTGGCCGACCATCATGGCACGCAGACCCATCACGAAGTTGAGCTGGAGGTTGTgcgccagcaacagccaccacACCAGACTGAGCTGGTGATCGGCAACGAGGTGAAGCAGACTCTGCCCGTGCACTCTGTTCAGCACCTGAACCTCAATCTCGTGCAGTAG